The Xenopus tropicalis strain Nigerian chromosome 2, UCB_Xtro_10.0, whole genome shotgun sequence genome window below encodes:
- the smco4 gene encoding single-pass membrane and coiled-coil domain-containing protein 4, whose product MRQLKGKPKKETSKDKKERKQAMQEARQQITTVVLPTLAVVVALIVVFVYVATRPNTIE is encoded by the coding sequence ATGCGGCAGCTGAAGGGAAAGCCCAAGAAAGAGACGTCGAAAGATAAAAAGGAGAGGAAACAGGCCATGCAAGAGGCCCGGCAGCAGATAACCACTGTAGTGCTTCCCACGCTGGCCGTGGTCGTGGCATTAATTGTCGTATTTGTCTACGTGGCAACACGGCCAAACACAATAGAGTAG